Proteins from a single region of Desulfosalsimonas propionicica:
- a CDS encoding ferritin family protein: MAAFDFSADDVFKLAEDIEINGEQFYRKAAQDVDDPKNEEMLNNLADMEADHKRLFEQMRAELKEKEKTQTVFDPEGDAENYLKALADIRVFFEKPIDTSSMENILKAAIQAEKDSIVLYLGMKELVPEKYGKNRLENIIKEEMGHIRLLSGELTKLKK; encoded by the coding sequence ATGGCTGCATTTGATTTCAGCGCTGATGATGTTTTTAAGCTGGCCGAGGATATCGAGATCAACGGTGAGCAGTTTTACCGAAAAGCCGCACAAGATGTGGACGACCCCAAAAACGAGGAAATGCTTAACAATCTGGCGGACATGGAAGCAGATCACAAGCGGCTTTTTGAGCAGATGCGCGCTGAGTTAAAGGAGAAGGAAAAAACCCAAACCGTATTTGACCCTGAGGGAGATGCGGAAAATTATCTCAAGGCCCTGGCAGACATTCGGGTGTTTTTTGAAAAACCCATTGACACATCTTCCATGGAAAATATTTTAAAAGCCGCCATCCAGGCGGAAAAAGACTCCATCGTGCTTTATCTGGGCATGAAGGAACTGGTGCCGGAAAAATACGGAAAAAACCGGCTGGAAAATATCATCAAGGAAGAAATGGGGCATATCCGCCTGCTGAGCGGGGAACTGACCAAGCTCAAGAAATAG
- a CDS encoding DUF4198 domain-containing protein — protein MKKWVVMAAAAAVFMTAPAMAHFQMIYTPETALENGQAIDLKLVFTHPFDAGHTMDMEEPEQFFVVRKQRKKDLKDTLKPIEWTGLENSGAAYESTCRLRGMGDNVFCLVPTPYYEEEEDVYIQQITKMMVNTAGFPTDWDAEIGLPAEIVPLDKPYALWTGNVFRGVVKREGKPVPYAEIEVEYLNHEPDMKKNAFAGKAKVRAPQDSFVTMTIKANASGEFTYGLPRAGWWGFCALGAGPATEHNGRELSQDAVIWVQARDMK, from the coding sequence ATGAAAAAATGGGTAGTGATGGCTGCAGCCGCCGCAGTATTTATGACAGCCCCTGCAATGGCACATTTCCAGATGATTTATACCCCGGAAACCGCTTTGGAAAACGGGCAGGCCATTGATCTGAAACTGGTATTCACCCATCCTTTTGATGCCGGCCATACCATGGATATGGAAGAGCCCGAGCAATTCTTTGTGGTGCGTAAACAAAGAAAAAAGGATTTGAAAGACACCTTAAAACCCATTGAGTGGACGGGGCTGGAAAACAGTGGTGCAGCCTATGAAAGCACCTGCCGCCTGAGGGGGATGGGCGACAATGTGTTTTGCCTGGTGCCGACCCCTTATTATGAGGAAGAAGAAGACGTTTATATTCAGCAGATCACCAAGATGATGGTCAATACGGCCGGGTTTCCAACGGATTGGGATGCGGAAATCGGGCTGCCGGCTGAAATCGTGCCCCTGGACAAGCCTTATGCGCTGTGGACCGGAAATGTATTCCGGGGTGTTGTCAAAAGAGAGGGCAAACCGGTTCCATATGCAGAAATCGAGGTGGAATATCTCAATCATGAACCGGATATGAAAAAAAACGCCTTTGCCGGAAAGGCGAAAGTCCGGGCCCCTCAGGATTCATTTGTCACCATGACCATTAAAGCCAATGCCAGCGGTGAATTCACCTATGGCCTGCCCAGGGCCGGGTGGTGGGGTTTCTGTGCTCTGGGTGCGGGCCCGGCCACTGAGCACAACGGCAGGGAACTTTCCCAGGATGCCGTGATCTGGGTCCAGGCCCGGGATATGAAATAA
- the feoB gene encoding ferrous iron transport protein B, with protein MRQQKTKIGLAGQPNSGKSTLFNALTGARQHVANYPGVTVEKKIGWYAGNGENVEVVDLPGTYSLTSYSPEEQVARDFILREDPSVVINVMDASNLKRCLFLTFQLMEMQAPVVLALNMIDLAEKRGISIDTQKLSGLLGISVVATNMKTGRGKKELLDTISALADTSGSSGGIGLDYGEMEPFLRDIESRVLAETPQLPAAYPLRWLAVKLMEGDSEVIRLVASVHPSPEDFTADIERLRADFESRFDEMPEIHIANRRYQEADRIARSCMSPGQARRLSWSDRIDKVVCHRLMGPVVLVAVIWLLYYLSIVQGYNVTNYTWPILAKIRSWVEVLLPGAGFIEIPVMRAFGLWFVDSINALLNYIPIFFILFALIAILEDSGYMPRMAFIMDRLFSRYGLHGQSTLPMVLGGIYVGGCAVPGVMACKAIPDERSRLATILVIPLLNCLAKVPLYVLLINIYFASHKAWAMFFISTISLLLVLPISKILTLTVLKKRPTSPFVMEMPPYHVPTVRGVLTRAVERVWLFVRKITTIVAAVAVVVFILMRFPGISEERMAHYQEEKHKAVSSFIQDIEDTDYADAIDPDNIMDFVRYWSGYKNARLGAGGGDAAKAVNERFREKDPELYEIVTRQGKDGMIAYRAARSLERSRKQLLMDMKNEQIHNSFLGWAGKSLEPVTRYAGFNWRVNVALLSALAAKESSVATLGALYESDERGESLEKRMASKETGFTPLHGLSLMLFMVLYPPCLAAAIAVKIQAGGTRWMLFSIGYSMVLALGVAVAVFSGGRALGFSGFQAMWIFYGLALTLTVVMGLVRNRPDFDVI; from the coding sequence ATGAGGCAGCAAAAAACGAAAATTGGACTGGCCGGCCAGCCCAACTCCGGCAAATCCACACTATTTAATGCTTTGACCGGTGCCCGGCAGCATGTGGCCAACTATCCCGGAGTAACCGTGGAAAAAAAGATCGGTTGGTATGCCGGCAACGGGGAAAATGTGGAAGTCGTTGATCTCCCGGGCACCTACAGTCTGACCTCCTATTCTCCGGAGGAGCAGGTGGCCCGGGATTTTATCCTCCGGGAAGATCCGTCCGTGGTGATCAATGTGATGGATGCATCCAATCTCAAGCGCTGCCTGTTTTTGACGTTTCAGTTAATGGAAATGCAGGCGCCGGTGGTCCTGGCCCTGAATATGATCGATCTGGCGGAAAAACGCGGCATTTCCATTGATACGCAAAAGCTTTCCGGACTTTTGGGCATTTCCGTGGTGGCCACGAATATGAAAACCGGCCGCGGGAAAAAGGAACTGCTCGACACCATTTCAGCACTGGCGGATACCAGTGGTTCGTCAGGCGGCATCGGGCTGGACTACGGGGAGATGGAGCCGTTTTTGCGCGACATTGAAAGCCGTGTTCTGGCCGAGACCCCGCAATTGCCGGCAGCTTATCCCCTTCGCTGGCTGGCCGTCAAACTAATGGAAGGCGACAGCGAAGTAATTCGACTGGTTGCATCGGTCCATCCGAGCCCTGAGGATTTTACCGCAGATATTGAACGGCTGCGCGCAGACTTCGAGTCCCGGTTTGATGAAATGCCGGAAATCCATATTGCCAACCGCCGCTATCAGGAGGCGGATCGGATCGCCAGATCCTGCATGTCACCGGGGCAAGCCCGGCGGCTTTCCTGGTCGGATCGGATCGATAAAGTGGTCTGCCACCGGCTGATGGGGCCGGTGGTCCTGGTGGCGGTGATCTGGCTGCTTTATTATTTGTCCATTGTCCAGGGTTACAATGTCACCAATTATACCTGGCCGATTCTGGCAAAGATCCGCAGCTGGGTGGAAGTCCTCCTGCCCGGGGCCGGATTTATTGAAATTCCGGTAATGCGGGCCTTTGGCTTGTGGTTTGTTGACAGCATCAATGCCCTTCTCAATTACATTCCCATATTTTTTATTCTGTTTGCCTTAATTGCCATTCTGGAAGATTCCGGTTACATGCCCCGCATGGCCTTTATCATGGACCGGCTTTTTTCACGCTACGGCCTGCACGGCCAGTCCACCCTGCCCATGGTGCTCGGCGGTATTTATGTGGGCGGATGCGCCGTGCCCGGAGTCATGGCGTGTAAAGCAATACCCGATGAACGCTCGCGGCTGGCCACCATTTTGGTGATCCCCCTGCTCAATTGCCTGGCCAAGGTGCCCCTTTATGTACTGTTGATTAATATTTACTTCGCTTCCCACAAAGCCTGGGCCATGTTTTTCATTTCCACGATCAGTTTGCTTTTGGTGCTGCCCATTTCAAAAATCCTGACTCTGACGGTGCTGAAAAAAAGGCCCACTTCCCCTTTTGTCATGGAAATGCCCCCCTATCATGTGCCCACTGTGCGCGGAGTGCTGACCCGGGCAGTGGAACGGGTCTGGCTCTTTGTGCGCAAGATTACAACTATTGTGGCCGCCGTGGCCGTGGTGGTGTTTATCCTGATGCGGTTTCCCGGCATCAGCGAAGAGCGCATGGCGCATTATCAGGAAGAAAAGCACAAAGCGGTCTCATCTTTTATCCAGGATATTGAGGATACGGATTATGCCGACGCTATTGATCCGGACAACATCATGGATTTTGTCCGGTACTGGAGCGGTTACAAAAATGCGCGCCTTGGGGCGGGCGGCGGTGATGCCGCCAAAGCCGTCAATGAAAGATTCAGGGAAAAAGACCCGGAGCTTTATGAAATTGTCACCCGCCAGGGAAAAGACGGCATGATTGCCTATCGGGCCGCCCGTAGCCTGGAGCGGAGCCGCAAGCAATTGCTCATGGATATGAAAAATGAGCAGATCCATAACAGTTTTCTGGGATGGGCCGGAAAGAGCCTGGAGCCGGTTACCCGGTATGCAGGGTTTAACTGGCGGGTTAACGTGGCGCTGCTAAGCGCGCTGGCCGCCAAAGAAAGCAGCGTTGCCACCCTGGGAGCCCTGTATGAATCAGATGAGCGGGGAGAATCCCTGGAAAAACGCATGGCATCAAAAGAGACAGGATTCACTCCGCTGCATGGTCTTTCCCTGATGCTTTTCATGGTGCTTTATCCGCCGTGCCTTGCCGCGGCTATTGCAGTTAAGATTCAGGCCGGGGGAACCCGGTGGATGCTGTTTTCCATTGGCTATTCCATGGTTTTGGCACTTGGCGTTGCCGTGGCGGTTTTTTCCGGGGGCAGGGCCCTGGGGTTCAGCGGCTTTCAAGCCATGTGGATTTTCTACGGTCTTGCCCTGACATTGACGGTGGTCATGGGACTGGTCCGAAACCGGCCGGATTTTGATGTTATTTAG
- the sfsA gene encoding DNA/RNA nuclease SfsA, with translation MVQNCFIQWPKLIAGTLIRRYKRFIADIRLATGETVTAHCPNSGSMAGCSQPGRPVYISVSDNPRRKLKYTWELIEMPGSLVGTNTLVPNRLVRRCTESGVIPELSGYDSVRAEVRAGDHTRFDLMLESRTTGKCWVEIKNCTLVENQTGYFPDAQTQRGRNHLKELQRQAAEGHRCVMFFLVQRMDAVKFMPADHIDPAYGEELRRAVKNGVEILVYDVYMDMAGIGLRNRLPYSFSGTASG, from the coding sequence ATGGTACAAAATTGTTTCATCCAATGGCCAAAACTCATCGCCGGCACACTGATCCGCCGATACAAGCGGTTTATTGCAGACATCCGGCTGGCAACCGGTGAGACGGTAACGGCCCACTGTCCCAATTCCGGGAGCATGGCCGGCTGCAGCCAGCCCGGAAGGCCCGTTTACATCTCTGTTTCCGACAATCCCCGGCGCAAACTCAAATACACCTGGGAACTCATTGAAATGCCCGGCTCCCTAGTGGGCACAAACACCCTGGTGCCCAACCGGCTGGTGCGCAGGTGTACGGAATCCGGCGTGATCCCGGAGCTGTCGGGATATGATTCAGTGCGCGCCGAAGTGCGGGCCGGGGATCACACCCGGTTTGACCTGATGCTGGAAAGCCGCACAACCGGAAAATGCTGGGTGGAGATCAAGAACTGCACCCTGGTGGAAAACCAGACCGGGTATTTTCCGGACGCGCAAACCCAGCGCGGTCGAAATCATCTAAAAGAGCTGCAGCGCCAGGCCGCAGAAGGCCACAGGTGTGTGATGTTTTTCCTGGTACAGCGCATGGACGCCGTCAAATTTATGCCGGCCGACCACATTGACCCGGCATACGGGGAGGAATTGCGAAGGGCTGTAAAAAACGGGGTGGAAATTCTGGTCTATGACGTGTACATGGACATGGCCGGCATCGGGCTCAGAAACCGCCTGCCTTACTCGTTTTCCGGGACCGCCTCCGGATAA
- a CDS encoding LbtU family siderophore porin yields the protein MKQIIVSILSFCMCVIVTGSPVFAKELSNYELTRKINELEQKVGIRDFSGQWTDRISISGLLEVEGVYEDRDNRDGTGEDSSDLNLATVELGIDAQFNDYVSGHVVFLWEEDDTEPVDLDEGFITLRPGRASPFYLTAGKLYVPFGNFETHMVSDPLTLELGETRESAAVAGVKQNGFYASAYVFNGDTDKYNDDSHLDNFGANAGYIMERENFTLDAGVGYINNILDSDFLSDEGIEEVDDYVGGVAAHAIFSSGPVTLIGEYMTALDDTEYTDNGNIMEIKEISAWNLELAYGFTFAEKDTTLAVGWQGTDDAGGFLAEDRYICAMSMDVFDSTSVALEYFHEEYENDDENDAVTAQLAFAF from the coding sequence ATGAAACAGATTATTGTATCGATACTCAGTTTTTGCATGTGCGTGATAGTGACGGGCTCGCCGGTATTTGCCAAGGAGCTGTCCAATTATGAGTTAACCCGGAAAATTAACGAACTTGAACAAAAAGTGGGAATAAGGGATTTTTCCGGTCAGTGGACGGATCGGATTTCCATCAGCGGCCTGCTGGAAGTCGAAGGGGTGTATGAAGATCGGGACAACCGGGACGGCACAGGTGAAGATTCCAGCGATCTGAACCTGGCAACGGTCGAGCTGGGCATTGATGCGCAGTTCAACGATTATGTTAGCGGACATGTTGTGTTTTTGTGGGAAGAAGACGACACCGAGCCCGTGGACCTGGATGAAGGTTTTATTACTTTAAGGCCGGGCAGAGCCAGTCCGTTTTATCTGACCGCCGGCAAACTCTACGTGCCGTTTGGCAATTTTGAAACCCACATGGTTTCCGATCCCCTGACCCTGGAACTCGGAGAGACCCGGGAGTCGGCCGCAGTGGCGGGTGTTAAGCAAAACGGCTTTTACGCATCGGCCTACGTTTTCAACGGGGATACGGACAAATATAATGATGACAGTCACTTGGACAATTTCGGGGCCAATGCCGGATATATCATGGAGAGGGAAAACTTCACCCTGGATGCGGGTGTTGGCTATATCAACAATATCCTTGATTCAGACTTTTTATCCGATGAAGGCATTGAAGAAGTAGATGATTATGTGGGCGGGGTCGCAGCCCATGCCATTTTTTCCTCCGGGCCGGTGACCCTGATCGGCGAGTACATGACCGCCTTGGATGATACCGAGTATACGGACAATGGCAACATAATGGAAATAAAAGAGATTTCCGCATGGAACCTGGAACTGGCCTATGGCTTCACCTTTGCGGAAAAAGACACCACCCTGGCTGTGGGTTGGCAGGGAACAGACGATGCAGGCGGGTTTCTGGCAGAGGACCGCTACATCTGTGCGATGAGCATGGACGTGTTTGATTCCACATCCGTTGCCCTGGAATATTTCCATGAGGAATATGAAAATGATGATGAAAACGATGCCGTGACCGCCCAGCTGGCCTTCGCATTTTAA
- a CDS encoding FeoA family protein: MAIFGKDWKMTLDQLKPGDEAYVEKLCSRDRLGRRLMDMGVYPGLRIRVIRNAPLEDPMEVELDGYYISLRHEEARAVEIACK; this comes from the coding sequence ATGGCAATTTTTGGAAAGGACTGGAAAATGACATTGGATCAATTAAAGCCCGGGGATGAAGCCTATGTTGAAAAATTGTGCAGCCGGGACAGACTGGGGCGCAGGCTTATGGATATGGGGGTTTACCCCGGCCTGCGGATTCGGGTGATCCGGAATGCACCCCTTGAAGATCCCATGGAAGTGGAACTGGACGGATATTATATCAGTCTTCGGCATGAAGAAGCCAGGGCAGTGGAGATTGCATGCAAATGA
- a CDS encoding sigma-54 interaction domain-containing protein, translating to MSDDTLTRLLSEKQNLIRILDHLKEGIIAHDLKRRIFFFNEEAERLTGYSRNEVLGKDCHEAFGQPFCGQKCLFDENQPENHQDLPEYMEYPVTILTKDGQSRKAEMSVSPIRDDTGVIVGVLASVSDLTELLKLRFKAGELSGFGSIIGRDYKMLQIFQQIRDLAAYDYPVHISGETGTGKELVAEAIHHESRRAGASFVPINCGALPEGLIESELFGHVKGAFSGAIRDKKGRFELAHNGTVFLDEIAELSNAMQVKLLRFLQTGKFEKVGGEKTVSVDVRIISATNKDLKKQIQAGAFREDLYYRLNVIPVHLPPLRERRNDIPLLIEHFLRNAAREHGDEPPKVVSEEALGIMLDYDWPGNVRQLQNVLQFAIVKSGGSVIRPSNLPLELRSAKSSEKRRGPDKKLDVDSVRAALEKTGGNKVKAAKQLEVGRATLYRFIRDYPEAVPENE from the coding sequence ATGTCTGACGACACACTCACCCGGCTGCTTTCGGAAAAACAGAACCTCATACGAATCCTGGATCATTTAAAGGAAGGTATTATCGCCCATGATCTGAAACGCAGGATCTTTTTTTTCAACGAGGAGGCAGAACGGCTCACCGGATACAGCCGCAATGAGGTGCTGGGCAAAGACTGCCACGAGGCGTTTGGCCAGCCGTTTTGCGGCCAGAAGTGCCTTTTCGATGAAAACCAGCCGGAAAATCACCAGGATCTGCCTGAATACATGGAGTATCCGGTCACGATCCTGACAAAAGACGGCCAGAGCCGCAAGGCGGAAATGTCGGTTTCCCCGATCCGGGATGATACCGGTGTTATCGTGGGTGTGCTGGCCTCTGTGAGCGACCTGACCGAACTGCTCAAGCTCCGGTTCAAGGCCGGGGAATTATCCGGATTCGGCAGCATTATCGGCCGGGATTACAAGATGCTCCAGATTTTTCAGCAGATCCGGGATCTGGCCGCTTATGACTACCCGGTGCACATCTCCGGGGAAACCGGCACGGGAAAAGAACTGGTGGCAGAGGCCATTCACCATGAAAGCCGCCGGGCCGGGGCATCCTTTGTCCCCATCAATTGCGGGGCCCTGCCCGAAGGCCTCATTGAAAGCGAGTTGTTCGGTCATGTCAAGGGTGCTTTTTCCGGGGCCATACGGGATAAAAAAGGCCGTTTTGAGCTGGCGCACAACGGGACGGTGTTTCTCGACGAGATCGCCGAGCTTTCCAATGCCATGCAGGTCAAGCTGCTGCGGTTTCTGCAGACCGGAAAATTTGAAAAGGTGGGCGGCGAAAAGACCGTGAGCGTGGATGTGCGCATCATCAGCGCCACAAACAAGGACCTGAAAAAACAGATCCAGGCCGGGGCGTTCCGGGAGGATTTGTATTACCGGTTAAATGTGATTCCGGTTCATTTGCCCCCCCTGCGGGAGCGGCGAAATGACATCCCGCTTCTTATTGAACATTTCCTGCGCAATGCGGCCCGGGAGCACGGCGATGAACCCCCAAAGGTGGTCTCCGAAGAAGCTTTGGGTATTATGCTCGATTATGACTGGCCCGGCAATGTCCGGCAGCTGCAGAATGTGCTTCAGTTTGCCATTGTCAAATCCGGCGGCAGCGTGATCCGGCCGTCAAATCTGCCATTGGAGCTTCGCAGTGCAAAATCGTCTGAAAAGCGGCGGGGGCCGGACAAAAAACTCGATGTGGATTCCGTTCGTGCGGCCCTGGAAAAAACCGGGGGAAACAAGGTCAAGGCGGCAAAGCAGCTGGAAGTGGGGCGCGCCACATTGTACCGGTTTATCCGGGATTATCCGGAGGCGGTCCCGGAAAACGAGTAA
- a CDS encoding rubredoxin-like domain-containing protein: MPSWKCSNCGYTFDADAPPKQCPSCKEKCEFVDNSCYTPDCADSGRDDRIGSKR; encoded by the coding sequence ATGCCCAGCTGGAAGTGCAGCAACTGTGGATACACATTTGACGCTGATGCGCCGCCGAAACAGTGTCCGTCATGTAAGGAAAAATGCGAATTCGTGGACAATTCCTGCTACACTCCGGATTGCGCGGACTCGGGCCGTGACGACCGGATCGGTTCCAAACGCTGA